The stretch of DNA GAATTCGAGTTGCTGGGCATCCCCGACTACCACGAACGGGTCGCGGGGCGCGGGCTGACGCTGGTGGGCTGCCCGATCCGCGACGTGGACGTGCCGCGCGACCTCGACACCTTCAATTCGTTTCTCGACGAGCTGATGGAGCACCTGCTGGACGGCCGCGCCGTCGTTCTGCACTGCCGGGGCGGACTGGGCCGCGCGGGGCTGGTCGCCGCCTGCTTGCTCGTCCGCGCGGGGATGCCGCCCGAGCAGGCCACCCTCCGCGTGCGCGAGGCCCGCAAGGGGGCCATCGAGACGGAGGCGCAGGCCCGTTTCGTTCACGACTTCGCTGAGCTGTAACCCCGGTGTGGCGGGTATCACCAAGCTCCCGCCGCGCCGGACTACGCTGAGGCCATGAAACAGTTTGCTGCCGTGGCCCTCGCCGCGCTGCTGGCCTCCTGTGCGCCCGCCTTCACGGCGACGCCGCCGGGCCGCGTCGTCAATGCCGCGACCGGGCAGGAGGGCACCGTCACCTTCGCGGCGGGCAGCCTGCGCCCCGGCTTGGCCGTGACGGGGGCCAACAATGTGACCCTCAGCATCGGCGGGCAGACCTACACGGGCCGCGCGACCGTACTGGACGGGACCCTCGCCACCGCGCCCGCGCCCCTGGCCCTCAGTGTGGCGGTGGGCGGTACGGCGGGCACGGGCGGCACCACCTTCGGCTGGGGCGCCCGCCTCGGCCCGGCCCCACAGCCCCAGGGGACCCTCCGCGCAGGCAGCCTGATCGCCCGCACCGCTGGCCCCTCGCCCCGAACCCTGACCTGCACCCTGACCGTGGACGAGCGGGAGCGCGGCTTCGGGGAGTGCCGGGGCGAGGACGGGGTGCGGTACGTGCTGCAGTTTTGAGGAAGTGGTCAGCACAAGAAAGAGGAGCAGAAGCTTTGGCCTCTGCTCCTTCTTCCTGACCGATTCCCTTACGACTGCTGGTACATCACCGCCCGCTTGACTTCCTCGATGATGGTGGTGATCGGGATGTCGCGGGGGCAGGCTTCGGTGCAGTTGTAGGCGGTGCGGCAGCGCCAGACGCCGGTGTTCTGGTTCATGATGTTCAGGCGCTGGTTGGTGGCCTCGTCGCGGCTGTCGAAGATGAAGCGGTGCGCCTGCACGATGGCGGCCGGGCCGAGGTACGAGCCGTTCACCCAGAAGATCGGGCAGGAGGTGGTGCAGCACGCGCACAGGATGCAGTTGCTGGAGTGCTGCATCCGGTCGGCCTGCGCGGGCGACTGGAGGCGCTCCCCGGCGGGCGGCGGCGACTCGTTGATGAAGTAGGGCATGATCGCCCGGTACGAGTCGAAAAAGGGGTCCATGTCCACGAGCAGGTCTTTTTCGACCTTCAGCCCGCGAATGGGCTCGACCGTCAGGGTGCCCCCGTCCTTGACCACGTCGCGCAGCAGCACCTTGCAGGCCAGGCGGTTGCGGCCCGCGATCATCATCGCGTCGCTGCCGCAGATGCCGTGCCCGCACGAGCGCCGGAAGGTCAGCGTGGGCTCGACGTACCACTTGACATAGTTCAGCACGTCCAGCACGCGGTCGCTGGCCTGCGCCTCCACCGGGTAGGTTTCCCAGTGGGGCTTTTTGTCGGTTTCCGGGTTGAAGCGCAGAATCTTGACATTCACGCGCATGGGGGGCGTGGTGTGGGTATCGAGGGGAATGTGCTGTTCTGCCATGTCTGTTCCTCTGGGGTGGGGGAGGGCAAGACCGGGAGGCCCCCTCCCCGCCCCACTTAGTACACGCGGGCTTTGGGCTCGAAGGCGTGGGTGTACCCCTTGAGGGCCACGTCCTTGTAGCCGATCAGCACCTCGCCGGGCTTGTTCAGGTCCTTGTAGGCCATGGTGTGCTTGAGCCAGTTCACGTCGTCGCGCTCGTGGTAGTCCTCGCGGTCATGGGCGCCGCGCGACTCAGTGCGGTTCAGCGCACTGGCGGTCATGGCCTCCGCACAGTCGAGCATAAAGCCGAGTTCCATCGCCTCGATCAGCTCACTGTTGTACCGGCGGCCGGGGTCCGACACGCTGACGTGGCGGTAGCGGTCCTTGAGATCCTTGATGATCTCGACCTGCCGAGCCATGTCCGGCCCGTTGCGGAAGATGCCGACGTTGTTCATCATCGACTCTTGCAGCTCGCGCCGGATCACGGCGGCATTCTCCTTGCCGCTCGCCGCCCGCAGGGCTTCGAGCGTCGCCACGCTCTCGCGCTCGGGATCGGCGGGCATGTCCGCGTACTCGACCTGCCGGGCGTACTGCGCGGCGGCGGTCCCGGCGCGGCGCCCGAACACGATCAGGTCCCCGAGGCTGTTGGTGCCCAGGCGGTTGGCCCCGTGCAAGCTGACGCAGGCCTGCTCGCCCGCCGCGTACAGCCCCTCGATGCTGCCGCCCGCGCCGTCGCTGAGGCACAGCCCGTTGATGTCGGTCGGGATGCCGCCCATCGCGTAGTGCGCCGTGGGCTGAATCGCCACGAGGTCCTTGACCGGGTCCTGCCCCAGGTAGGTGCGGGCGAGGTCGGTGATCTCCGCGAGCTTGCCCTCGATCACCTCGCGCGGGAGGTGCGTCAGGTCGATGTGCACGGCGTCCTTATCGGCGCCGACGCCCCGGCCCTCGCGGATCTCGGTGATGATCGAGCGCGAGACGATGTCACGCGGCGCGAGGTCCTTGATGGTGGGCGCGTAGCGTTCCATGAAGCGCTCGCCGTCCGCGTTGCGCAGGATGCCGCCCTCACCGCGAATGCCCTCGGTGACCAGAATGCCCAGTTTGGCGAGGCCGGTGGGGTGGAACTGGTAGAACTCCATGTCCTCCAGCGGCAGGCCCTTGCGGTAGTAGATGCTCATCAGGTCGCCCGTCAGGGTCAGCGCGTTGGACGTGATCTTGAAGATGCGTCCGTAGCCGCCCGCCGCGAGCACGACCGCCTTGGCGTGGAAGGTGTGGATCTCCCCGGTCGCGTAGTGGTAGGCCACGACGCCCCGGCATCGCCCCTCCTCGATGATCAGGTCGGTGACGTGGAACTCGTTGTAGAAGGTGGTGCCCTCCTTGACGTTCTGCTGAAACAGCGTCTGGAGGATCATGTGCCCGGTGCGGTCCTGCGCGTAGCAGCTGCGCTCGACCGCCGCCTTGCCGAAGTCGCGGGTGTGGCCGCCGAACTTGCGTTGGGCGATCTTACCTTCGGGCGTGCGCGAGAACGGCAGACCCATATGCTCGAGTTCGTATACCGCGTCGATGATGTCCTTGGCGAACACCTCGGCGGCGTCCTGGTCGGTCAGGTAGTCGCCACCCTTGATGGTGTCGAACATGTGCCATTCCCAGTGGTCTTCCTGCACGTTGCCCAGCGCCGCGCCGATGCCCCCCTGCGCGGCCCCGGTGTGCGAGCGGGTCGGGTACAGCTTGGTGATGCAGGCGACCGAGGCGCCTCCCTTGGCGGCGTAGAGGGCGGCCATCAGTCCTGCGCCGCCCGCCCCCACCACCAGTACGTCGAAACGATGGTGCATAGTCCGTCCTTTAAGCCTTGAGCCTGTGAGCCTTTAGATCGAGAACAGTCCGACGGTGCCCAGGGTAAAGATCACCGCGCAGATCGTGTAGAAGATGGTCTTGACCCACGCCCGGTTGGGCCGCGAGCGCACGTAGTCCTCGATGGAATACCGCGCCCCGTTGACCCCGTGCAGCATGGTCAGCGCCAGGATGGTCCAGTCGTAGAACTTCCAGGCCGGGTTTTGCAGCTTGGCGACAACCGCGACGTAGGTCGCGTCGGCCTCGCTGACCTGAATAAAGGTCATGTAGATGTGCCCCAGCACCAGGAAGATCAGCACCAGCCCGCTGATGCGCATGAAGATCCACCAGTTCAGCTCGGCGTTGGAGTGCGACTGCTGCCGGGCGTCGGTAAAGGTGCGGGCGCGAATCACGCTTCACCCCCCAGCAGGCGGCCGATCACCACGAAGGCAGTGTAGGCCGTCACCAGCAGGGTCAGCCCCAGCACGCCGTACCACATCTGGCGCTGGTAGGCCACGCCGCGCCCGGTGAAATCCATCACCATGATGCGCAGCCCGTTAAACGCGTGATACACGACTCCAGCCGTCACGGCGATCAGGCCCAGGCTGAAAATCGGCAATTCGTAGGTGTGGTGGACGGCCATGTACGCTTCCTCGCCGAACATAATCAGGCTGATGCTGATCACATGCAGCAGGAAGTAAGCCAGAATCGCCAGCCCCGACAGGCGGTGAAGCAGCCACGCCCACTGCCCTTCTCTTCCTCGGTACATTCCCTCAGTCCTCCTCTTCCTCGGTGCCTGCCCTGCGGTCGTCATGGCAGGGCGGGGGCCGCGGCGTGCCCGGCAGTCCGTGGGCTGCATGCTCCCCACGGGGAGAAGCCGCGCCTCGCCGTTGCAGACAGGCCACACGATACCACCGCCAGAGAAGCTGCCTCGCGGCCGCGCCCATGTCGCCTGCGGATGCCCGCTCACTCTAGATCAGCCCGGCCCCCCCGGCTGACGCCGACCCCACAGTCTGCTCCGCCCAGGGCAGCCCCTCGTCACGCCCTGCCCGGACGCGCTAGGGTGCCTCCATGACGCGGCCCGACGCGCAAGCCCCCCCCCAGCCCGCCCCCTCCGCCACCGAGGTGGAATACGTCCGCAAGCTCTCGCTGGCGATCCTGAGCACCCTGCAAGCCAAGGGCCTGCTGAGTGCCGACGAGGTCGACGCGATCCTGATCGCCGCCCGCCGCGCGGCCCAGGGGGTGCTTGCCGTCCCTGCTTCCGTGCCCGCTGCCCCGGCCACCCTCCCTTCCGGGGTGGCCCCGGCCATGCAGGTGACGGTCCAGCCCGCGCCCTCCCTGACCTTCCACGCCCACGCCCGTGCTCCCCAGGCCGAGCCGGAGACGCGGGGGGGCGCTGCCCAGGTCACCGCCGATGACGCGGCCCCGGCCGTCACCCCCGAAGCCGAGGCCGACCGCCTGACCGACGGCCCTGGGAGCCACGTCGAGGCGCAGGCGGCCGAACCCCTGACGGTCGAGGCCCCCTCCCAGCCCATCGCACTCGGGCCGGACGTGGTGGAGGACCCGGCGGTGCCCTCCGCTCCGCTGGGCGCGGAGGCTCAGGACGTGCCGCCAGCCTCCGAGGATGAATCGGTTACCAAGGACGCTCCCACAGCGGAGCTGGACATCGAACCGCCTGCCCAGACCATCGTCATCGGGCCGGACGAGGTGGAGGAGGAGACGGCCCCAGAGCCGGTCACCGCCGCCGCTGACGACCTCGTGCTCGACGGCGCGGCCCCGGCGAAGCCTGCCGAGGAGCCCAAACCCGCCGTGCCAGCCTTCGACCTCAAGCTGGATTG from Deinococcus sp. HSC-46F16 encodes:
- a CDS encoding cyclin-dependent kinase inhibitor 3 family protein, producing the protein MTSATSPLRVDWVDTGLWPGRLGLTIAPGKKGESLYQPGVTHERNLDADLSRLAQEGTTVIAPLLEDHEFELLGIPDYHERVAGRGLTLVGCPIRDVDVPRDLDTFNSFLDELMEHLLDGRAVVLHCRGGLGRAGLVAACLLVRAGMPPEQATLRVREARKGAIETEAQARFVHDFAEL
- the sdhC gene encoding succinate dehydrogenase, cytochrome b556 subunit — encoded protein: MYRGREGQWAWLLHRLSGLAILAYFLLHVISISLIMFGEEAYMAVHHTYELPIFSLGLIAVTAGVVYHAFNGLRIMVMDFTGRGVAYQRQMWYGVLGLTLLVTAYTAFVVIGRLLGGEA
- a CDS encoding succinate dehydrogenase hydrophobic membrane anchor subunit; translated protein: MIRARTFTDARQQSHSNAELNWWIFMRISGLVLIFLVLGHIYMTFIQVSEADATYVAVVAKLQNPAWKFYDWTILALTMLHGVNGARYSIEDYVRSRPNRAWVKTIFYTICAVIFTLGTVGLFSI
- a CDS encoding succinate dehydrogenase iron-sulfur subunit, which produces MAEQHIPLDTHTTPPMRVNVKILRFNPETDKKPHWETYPVEAQASDRVLDVLNYVKWYVEPTLTFRRSCGHGICGSDAMMIAGRNRLACKVLLRDVVKDGGTLTVEPIRGLKVEKDLLVDMDPFFDSYRAIMPYFINESPPPAGERLQSPAQADRMQHSSNCILCACCTTSCPIFWVNGSYLGPAAIVQAHRFIFDSRDEATNQRLNIMNQNTGVWRCRTAYNCTEACPRDIPITTIIEEVKRAVMYQQS
- the sdhA gene encoding succinate dehydrogenase flavoprotein subunit; protein product: MHHRFDVLVVGAGGAGLMAALYAAKGGASVACITKLYPTRSHTGAAQGGIGAALGNVQEDHWEWHMFDTIKGGDYLTDQDAAEVFAKDIIDAVYELEHMGLPFSRTPEGKIAQRKFGGHTRDFGKAAVERSCYAQDRTGHMILQTLFQQNVKEGTTFYNEFHVTDLIIEEGRCRGVVAYHYATGEIHTFHAKAVVLAAGGYGRIFKITSNALTLTGDLMSIYYRKGLPLEDMEFYQFHPTGLAKLGILVTEGIRGEGGILRNADGERFMERYAPTIKDLAPRDIVSRSIITEIREGRGVGADKDAVHIDLTHLPREVIEGKLAEITDLARTYLGQDPVKDLVAIQPTAHYAMGGIPTDINGLCLSDGAGGSIEGLYAAGEQACVSLHGANRLGTNSLGDLIVFGRRAGTAAAQYARQVEYADMPADPERESVATLEALRAASGKENAAVIRRELQESMMNNVGIFRNGPDMARQVEIIKDLKDRYRHVSVSDPGRRYNSELIEAMELGFMLDCAEAMTASALNRTESRGAHDREDYHERDDVNWLKHTMAYKDLNKPGEVLIGYKDVALKGYTHAFEPKARVY